In the genome of Synchiropus splendidus isolate RoL2022-P1 chromosome 13, RoL_Sspl_1.0, whole genome shotgun sequence, the window CCGAACCGAAGTGTTGAGAAGTGCATGCATCTCAACAGCGCGTTCGGCTTCCTTGTCGCCTCCCAGGCGGTTCGTATCCAGCTGGAGTTCTTTTTCTCCCCGTCGAACTTCCTAATGTTGCTCAATGCGGCTGATGTGTTCCAGTCCAAAGGTGCGGCCAACTTTCACTATTCGAGTGGAACATGAGACATGAAACTCCGGTGCAGTTGGGGGTCTTTGTTTTCACAATTTCCATTTTGATCGGCGCGTTCTGCACAGATCCGCTCCAGGTGAAGTCTGAAATCCAGCGGTTTCGAGCCCGAGCCAAAAAGACAATATCTAACTGCAGACTGGCCGCGTTGCTCTGATCGACGCGAAGTGTCGGGACATTTCAGTTACATGCACATATAGCGACAAATCAGAACCGGACCAAAACTTGTGAATTCTCACCGGGGTTAGATCAAGTTTTGAAAAGACGCTGGACTTCGAAACCAAACATTCAAGCGCGAGTTCGAAACCAAACTTACCTGTGGGTCAGACGAAGTTCTGGACCAGAGCAGCCCGTTCTGATTCTGCATCACTAATTTCATTGGCTCAGCGCCTTCAACACTGAGTCAATGAGGAGATTTGatctctccatctggtcctgggtcaCACCCATGGCAACCTCCTGGCGTTCTGTAGAACGTGCAAAAGTTCCAGTTTCTTGTGTGCTTCAGCACTCTCTGACAGATGAGCAGACCCCCTACCTTTTATGGGAAGTCCCTGGAGAGATGAACTGAAACTGGGTTCCGATTTGCTCGTGTGATCCTCATGCTCATCGGGAAAGTTCTTGTGAATTTACTGAAGTCACCATGTAGTCGAGCTGCTTTCCTGGAGTCTGTTCTGTCCTACAGACGCCATGGAGAGCCACCACTGGTCAACGGCTGGATCCCACATGTGGGAAAAGCTCTGGAGTTTGGGAAGGATGCACGCCAATTCCTCGAGGACCATAGGAAAAAGTTGGgagatattttcactgttcacATCGCTGGTGAGAACCTGTACTCTGGCGCGACCGCCTCTGCTCTACTTTTTGCCAGTTAGCTTGTATTGGCATCATTGTGTTAATAGGAGTTAGCGAATGTCTTCACAAGTTAGCGGGGTTATTGTTGCTCCATGCTGTGACTGTGGCGTTTTCTCGAGCAGGTCGCTACATGACCTTCATCATGGACCCCCTTCTCTACCCGAGAGTCATTAAACAGGGACGCCAGCTGGATTTCCACGAGTTCTCCAGCAAGACTGCGCCTGCTATCTTTGGCTACAGGCCTGTGGCCTTGTTCCCTGGCCTGGATGAGAAGGTCCACCGCTCCTTCCAGCTTCTGCAGGGAGACCACCTGGGCAATCTGACAGACAGCATGATTGGAAACCTCATGCTAGTCTTTCGCTTGGACCACCTGAACCTCGCCGGCTGGACGTCGTCGGGGTTGTACGACTTCTGCTACTCTGTGATGTTCGAGGCCACGGTCCTCACCATCTACGGCCGCAGCGCTGCCAACGGCCGCCATGAAGGCATGGAAGAGCTGCGGCGAGACTTCGTCCGCTTTGACGCCATGTTCCCGTTGCTCGCCGCCCGCGTCCCCCTCTGTCTGCTGGGCCGGACCAAGTGGACCCGGGACCGACTTCTGCGCTGGTTCCTGCCCAACCGAGTCCACAGCTGGCAGAACACATCCAAGTTCATCCAATATCGAAGGGAAGTCTTGGACCAGTTTGAGAGGCTCACGGACGTTGAcaaagcaggtgtgtgtgtgtctgtgtgcgatTGTGTTGTGTGATCTCACTCCCTCTGTCTCATTCCCTCAGCTCATCACTTCACTATCCTGTGGGCCTCGGTTGCCAACACGACTCCAGCTACCTTCTGGACTGTGTTTCACCTGCTGACACACCCCGAGGCCCTGGCGATGGTTCGGCAGGAGGTCCAGCAAGTTCTGGAGCGCAGCGGGATCCAGTTCCACCACGACATGGACGTGGCGTTAACCCGTGACCAACTGGACCAGATGCTCCTACTGGGTATGTCATTAATAATTGTATGTAATTTAAACATCTTTGAGCAGAAGCGTTGCGGTCCGGCTCGACATCCCTGTTGACGGTGGACCCTGTTTTGCTGGTCTTGCTCCACAGACAGCTCCATCAGAGAGAGTCTCCGGCTGGTGTCGGCTTCCATGAACATCCGGCTGGTCATGGAGGACCTGACTCTTCAGGTGTCTTCTCAGCGCTCCATCAACGTTCGTAAGGGGGACGTGATCGCCCTCTACCCTCCGAGCCTGCACATGGACCCCAACATTTACGAGGACCCGGAGGTACGACCAGAGATCCTTTCAGTTTGGGTTTTGTGGTAGACTTTAATCTTTGGTTCTGAACCCCCCCAGGCATTCCGGTATGATCGGTTCCTGGAGGTCGAAGGACAGAAGCCAGTCTTCCACAAGGACGGACAGAAGCTCAAATACTTCCTGATGCCTTTCGGCTCGGGGGCC includes:
- the LOC128769121 gene encoding cytochrome P450 7B1, with protein sequence MSPMLALLLALLALLFGVLRSRKRRHGEPPLVNGWIPHVGKALEFGKDARQFLEDHRKKLGDIFTVHIAGRYMTFIMDPLLYPRVIKQGRQLDFHEFSSKTAPAIFGYRPVALFPGLDEKVHRSFQLLQGDHLGNLTDSMIGNLMLVFRLDHLNLAGWTSSGLYDFCYSVMFEATVLTIYGRSAANGRHEGMEELRRDFVRFDAMFPLLAARVPLCLLGRTKWTRDRLLRWFLPNRVHSWQNTSKFIQYRREVLDQFERLTDVDKAAHHFTILWASVANTTPATFWTVFHLLTHPEALAMVRQEVQQVLERSGIQFHHDMDVALTRDQLDQMLLLDSSIRESLRLVSASMNIRLVMEDLTLQVSSQRSINVRKGDVIALYPPSLHMDPNIYEDPEAFRYDRFLEVEGQKPVFHKDGQKLKYFLMPFGSGASKCPGRHFAVNEIKQFVALLLLYFDLTPEQPGCPHPYPDPQRAGIGVLQPNVDFRFRLRCRP